The Thalassotalea nanhaiensis genome has a window encoding:
- a CDS encoding isocitrate dehydrogenase encodes MTQQTITIIPGDGIGPSIIDSCIKVLDKAGCDFNYEFSDAGLTAFKKSGDLVPEETLTLIEKNKICLKGPLTTPVGEGFTSINVTLRKKFQLYANLRPVTSFKGTRARYDNIDILTIRENTEGMYSGLGQTVSADGETAEAMSLITREGAERIVEFAYQTAIKEGRKKVTAVHKANILKSTSGLFLKVAREVASRYPEIESTEMIVDNCCMQLVMNPEQFDVIVTTNLFGDILSDLCAGLVGGLGMAPGANIGKDCAIFEAVHGSAPDIAGKNLANPTSVILAAIQMLEYMGMDDKATLIRDAIADVIETGDRTTRDLGGEHGTTDFTEALLERL; translated from the coding sequence ATGACTCAGCAAACGATCACCATTATTCCTGGCGATGGCATCGGCCCAAGTATTATCGATTCATGTATTAAAGTACTAGACAAAGCTGGATGTGACTTTAACTACGAATTTTCAGATGCTGGTTTAACCGCTTTCAAAAAATCCGGTGACCTTGTTCCTGAAGAAACATTAACGCTTATTGAAAAAAATAAGATCTGCCTCAAAGGGCCTCTTACCACTCCTGTTGGCGAAGGCTTTACGTCTATAAACGTTACTCTTCGTAAAAAATTCCAACTATACGCAAACCTACGCCCAGTAACATCATTCAAGGGTACCCGCGCCCGTTATGACAATATTGATATTTTAACGATACGTGAAAACACTGAAGGTATGTACTCAGGTCTTGGTCAAACAGTATCCGCTGACGGTGAAACCGCAGAGGCAATGAGTTTAATTACGCGTGAAGGTGCTGAACGTATTGTTGAATTTGCCTATCAAACTGCGATAAAAGAAGGCCGTAAAAAAGTTACAGCTGTGCATAAGGCAAATATCTTAAAGTCTACGTCGGGTTTATTTTTAAAAGTAGCTCGTGAAGTTGCTAGCCGTTACCCTGAAATTGAATCAACAGAAATGATTGTCGATAATTGCTGTATGCAGCTTGTGATGAATCCAGAACAATTTGACGTGATTGTAACAACGAACTTGTTCGGTGATATTTTATCTGACTTATGTGCAGGATTAGTAGGCGGTTTAGGCATGGCGCCAGGGGCCAACATTGGTAAAGACTGTGCAATTTTTGAAGCTGTTCATGGCAGTGCTCCTGATATTGCAGGTAAAAACCTGGCTAACCCTACATCAGTTATTTTAGCGGCAATTCAAATGCTTGAATACATGGGGATGGATGATAAAGCTACTCTAATTCGTGATGCAATTGCCGATGTGATAGAGACTGGTGATCGCACTACTCGTGACCTAGGCGGCGAACATGGTACTACCGACTTTACTGAAGCGTTGTTAGAAAGGTTGTAA
- the rlmM gene encoding 23S rRNA (cytidine(2498)-2'-O)-methyltransferase RlmM, producing the protein MTAIVLYCRPGFEKECGAEIQEKAAWNEVYGYIKVCKNQGLVYFHLHESSDADKLIQKLPLARLIFARQWFVTLGEEVELPAFNRVEAISEALGTDFHYEEIRMETTDTNDGKELSKFIRKLSVPLRQNLRKSGVLAAKEQGNDARGATILHALFMSGQQVQLGYSYVSNSSEHVMGIHRLKFPSASPSRSTLKLDEAFLYFIPKEEHETRLAGGLNAVDLGSAPGGWTYQLVRRGMMVKAVDNGPMDDDLMQTGQVKHYQQDGFKWRPRKKNNYWLVCDMIENPTKVAKLMADWVVEGDCKEAMFNLKLPPTAGRYQLVMKNLQIIKDTLSEHSIWYEMYAKHLYYDREEVTVHLRVLGNK; encoded by the coding sequence TTTGAAAAAGAATGTGGCGCTGAAATTCAAGAGAAAGCAGCCTGGAATGAAGTTTATGGTTACATCAAAGTGTGTAAAAACCAGGGCTTGGTTTATTTCCATTTACATGAAAGTAGCGACGCAGATAAGTTAATTCAAAAGCTGCCTTTAGCGCGCTTAATTTTTGCTCGCCAATGGTTTGTTACTTTAGGTGAGGAAGTAGAATTACCTGCATTTAACCGCGTTGAGGCGATTAGTGAAGCGCTGGGTACTGATTTTCATTATGAAGAAATTCGTATGGAAACAACCGATACTAACGATGGTAAAGAACTGTCTAAATTCATTAGAAAATTATCGGTTCCGCTAAGACAAAATTTGCGTAAATCTGGTGTGCTGGCAGCGAAAGAGCAGGGCAATGATGCGCGTGGCGCAACAATTTTGCACGCCTTATTCATGTCAGGGCAACAAGTGCAATTGGGTTATTCTTACGTCTCAAACTCATCAGAACATGTGATGGGTATACATAGACTAAAATTTCCAAGTGCGTCGCCAAGTCGCTCTACATTAAAGCTTGATGAAGCATTTTTATATTTTATTCCTAAAGAAGAACATGAAACTCGTCTCGCTGGCGGTTTAAATGCTGTTGATTTAGGTTCAGCGCCTGGAGGTTGGACTTATCAACTGGTTCGTAGAGGCATGATGGTTAAAGCTGTTGATAACGGCCCTATGGATGATGACTTGATGCAAACCGGGCAAGTTAAGCACTATCAGCAAGATGGCTTTAAGTGGCGCCCTCGTAAAAAGAACAATTATTGGTTAGTGTGTGACATGATTGAAAACCCAACTAAAGTTGCCAAACTCATGGCTGACTGGGTGGTTGAAGGTGACTGTAAAGAAGCAATGTTTAATTTAAAGCTTCCGCCTACAGCTGGACGTTATCAACTAGTGATGAAAAACTTACAAATAATAAAAGACACATTATCTGAACACAGCATTTGGTATGAAATGTACGCTAAGCATTTATACTATGATCGTGAAGAAGTGACTGTGCATTTACGTGTGTTAGGTAATAAGTAA